In Abditibacteriota bacterium, the following proteins share a genomic window:
- a CDS encoding YggS family pyridoxal phosphate-dependent enzyme, whose protein sequence is MTERIAEVRRRIDEAAKRVAAKEVTLIAVSKTKPVEAIREAQACGVTEFGENYVNEALAKSEALAGTPFHLHFIGHLQTNKAGRIVPAARLIHSVDSLHLAAGIDKQARKAGIVSSVLLEVNISGEASKFGFEPSGVLDAAKRLADECPGLRICGLMGMAPFLEDPEGTRPYFASLKKLYDALDPSQQIWLSMGMSGDYVQAIEEGSNMVRVGTAIFGSRDHNK, encoded by the coding sequence GTGACAGAACGCATAGCAGAGGTCCGTCGTCGTATAGACGAAGCCGCAAAAAGGGTAGCCGCCAAAGAGGTTACCCTTATTGCTGTCAGCAAGACAAAGCCCGTGGAGGCCATCAGGGAGGCTCAGGCCTGCGGCGTCACCGAGTTCGGCGAGAATTACGTGAATGAGGCCCTGGCAAAAAGCGAGGCTCTCGCCGGCACCCCCTTTCATCTGCATTTCATCGGGCATCTGCAGACCAACAAGGCCGGGCGCATAGTGCCCGCGGCCCGCCTGATACACTCGGTGGACTCTCTTCATCTGGCCGCCGGGATAGACAAGCAGGCCCGCAAGGCGGGCATAGTGAGCTCCGTCCTCCTGGAGGTGAACATCTCCGGCGAGGCTTCCAAGTTCGGCTTTGAGCCCTCCGGGGTCCTTGATGCTGCCAAGAGGCTGGCGGACGAATGTCCCGGCCTGCGCATATGCGGGCTGATGGGCATGGCCCCTTTTCTGGAGGACCCGGAAGGGACCCGTCCCTATTTTGCCTCGCTGAAAAAGCTGTATGACGCCCTGGACCCTTCGCAGCAGATATGGCTGTCCATGGGTATGAGCGGCGACTACGTTCAGGCCATAGAAGAGGGCAGCAATATGGTCCGGGTGGGAAC